Proteins encoded by one window of Carassius auratus strain Wakin chromosome 8, ASM336829v1, whole genome shotgun sequence:
- the LOC113107141 gene encoding HRAS-like suppressor 2 codes for MDYKEQVEQVVSTAQFGDLIEFLYPIGYSHWGVYDGDGYIIHFSVADESQVMNKFRNCLQTIFPVCGDLLLGETKIRRQLLAEVNVPKGARVSVSNNQHDLEPSPVDEIRKRRDALLDKEYTYKLFTHNCEHFATFVRSGKAMCNQIPGKPKNKECVESTESFSFLVPSS; via the exons ATGGACTACAAAGAACAG GTTGAGCAGGTTGTATCCACCGCGCAATTCGGAGATTTGATAGAGTTCTTGTACCCCATTGGCTACTCACACTGGGGCGTGTACGACGGAGATGGATACATCATTCACTTCTCGGTTGCCG ATGAATCCCAGGTGATGAATAAGTTTCGAAATTGTCTGCAGACTATCTTCCCTGTTTGTGGTGATCTTTTGCTTGGAGAAACTAAAATAAGGCGTCAGCTTCTGGCTGAAGTTAACGTACCAAAGGGTGCTCGTGTTTCAGTGAGCAATAACCAGCACGATCTCGAGCCTTCACCTGTGGATGAAATTAGAAAACGACGAGATGCTTTACTGGACAAAGAGTATACTTACAAACTCTTCACACACAATTGTGAGCACTTTGCCACATTTGTCCGCTCCGGTAAAGCTATGTGCAATCAG ATTCCAGGGAAGCCCAAAAACAAGGAATGTGTGGAGTCTACAGAATCATTTAGCTTCCTTGTGCCATCGAGTTAA